One window of Pseudacidobacterium ailaaui genomic DNA carries:
- the rpsJ gene encoding 30S ribosomal protein S10 produces the protein MVGQRIRIRLKAYDYRVLDTSTGEIVDTAKRTGAQVAGPIPLPTIKNKYCVLRSPHVDKKSREAFEIRTHKRLIDILEPTQQTVDALMKLDLPAGVDVEIKAFEK, from the coding sequence ATGGTTGGACAGAGAATACGCATTCGGCTGAAGGCCTATGACTACCGGGTGCTCGATACCTCGACGGGCGAGATTGTAGACACCGCGAAGCGTACGGGTGCACAGGTGGCCGGGCCGATTCCCTTGCCGACGATCAAGAACAAGTATTGCGTGCTGCGTTCGCCGCACGTGGACAAGAAGTCACGCGAAGCCTTTGAGATCCGCACCCACAAGCGGCTGATTGACATTCTGGAGCCGACCCAGCAGACGGTAGATGCTCTGATGAAGCTGGACCTGCCTGCCGGTGTGGATGTAGAGATCAAGGCGTTCGAAAAGTAA
- a CDS encoding S9 family peptidase, producing the protein MAFCKWISAFVLLSSATVFAQKTPGSPAQDPRITELITQLEAVRSPRQTAISPDGQWIAWTVSSKEGGSEVDFAPLSNPEAVHRITACAGGQKGSENDIAWSPDSKKLAFLSNCNSEHQEGLYLAEPGSNTPAHLLASLHGFAHDLQWSPDGKYVSLLYVEGATRPAGALAAMKPPSGVIGVEGLEIQRVAAVDAQNGELSQVTPANLHVYEFDWSPDTKRLAYVAAPPPGENNWWVAKLYTQPFMPGSSPVAGGRAGFDPSILVDPDKASSPIHGLQIAVPRWSPDGSQIAFISGLMSDQGVTGGDIYVVSSTGGEPKDVTPDRKATPVWIQWVQGNILGVTEITGGASHLFAYDVDSQQVMEDHSLTLPDGIGSGQQMMSLSIADTEDHPIALIRSSFSHPPEVWAGTLDNLKQITHYNDGLKPAWGKADSVEWDNEGYHIQGWLIEPANYDPGKKYPLVVMVHGGPSSAVVPRWPGAGFGGAPFSALGYFVLMPNPRGSYGQGEKFTQANRKDFGYGDLRDILAGVDTVTKKYSIDPHRVGITGWSYGGFMTMFAVTQTDRFQAAVAGAGISNWQSYYGENSIDQWMIPFFGASVYDDPAVYAKSSAINFIKKVKTPTLVVVGDRDGECPAPQSFEFWHALRDEHVPTELVVYPNEGHGFVSREHRIDVLERALAWFEKYMPAQ; encoded by the coding sequence ATGGCCTTTTGCAAGTGGATTTCCGCCTTTGTATTGCTCTCCTCAGCCACAGTTTTTGCCCAGAAGACCCCGGGTTCCCCGGCCCAGGACCCGCGGATCACGGAACTCATCACGCAGCTGGAGGCAGTCCGCTCTCCACGCCAGACCGCCATTTCTCCTGACGGCCAATGGATCGCCTGGACGGTCAGCAGCAAAGAAGGCGGCTCAGAGGTAGACTTCGCCCCGCTCTCCAATCCAGAAGCTGTCCATCGCATTACGGCATGTGCTGGCGGCCAGAAAGGCAGCGAAAACGACATTGCCTGGTCTCCGGACTCAAAGAAACTGGCATTTCTCTCTAATTGCAACAGCGAGCATCAGGAAGGCCTCTATCTAGCCGAGCCAGGATCCAATACTCCGGCGCACCTGCTGGCTTCACTTCATGGATTCGCCCATGATCTTCAATGGTCACCGGATGGCAAGTATGTCAGCCTGCTTTATGTAGAGGGAGCAACTCGGCCAGCCGGTGCGCTGGCGGCCATGAAACCGCCTTCGGGGGTGATTGGGGTAGAGGGGCTTGAAATCCAGCGTGTGGCGGCCGTGGACGCCCAGAACGGAGAGCTTTCGCAGGTGACCCCGGCCAACCTGCACGTCTATGAGTTTGACTGGTCTCCAGACACAAAGAGGCTGGCGTATGTTGCAGCGCCTCCTCCGGGAGAAAACAACTGGTGGGTAGCTAAGCTTTATACCCAGCCTTTCATGCCCGGGAGCAGTCCGGTCGCAGGGGGCCGTGCCGGCTTTGACCCCAGCATCCTTGTGGACCCTGACAAGGCCTCCAGCCCAATTCACGGTCTGCAGATTGCCGTTCCGCGTTGGTCGCCGGATGGCTCACAGATCGCATTCATCAGCGGCCTGATGTCCGACCAGGGCGTGACAGGTGGAGACATTTATGTTGTTTCCTCAACTGGAGGAGAGCCCAAAGATGTGACTCCGGACCGCAAAGCGACTCCGGTATGGATCCAGTGGGTGCAGGGAAATATTCTGGGGGTAACAGAAATTACCGGAGGGGCCTCGCATCTTTTTGCGTATGATGTGGACTCGCAACAGGTCATGGAAGACCACAGCCTGACGCTTCCAGATGGCATCGGCTCCGGGCAGCAGATGATGAGCCTCTCTATCGCTGATACAGAAGACCACCCCATCGCCCTGATACGCAGCTCATTTTCACACCCACCAGAGGTGTGGGCCGGCACACTGGACAATCTGAAGCAGATCACCCATTACAATGACGGCCTTAAACCAGCGTGGGGCAAGGCCGATTCCGTGGAGTGGGACAACGAGGGCTACCACATCCAGGGCTGGCTGATTGAGCCTGCGAATTACGACCCAGGCAAGAAATACCCTCTGGTGGTCATGGTCCACGGCGGGCCCTCCTCGGCAGTGGTCCCGCGCTGGCCTGGAGCAGGCTTTGGCGGAGCTCCTTTTTCTGCGCTGGGATACTTTGTGCTCATGCCGAATCCGCGGGGCAGCTATGGACAGGGTGAGAAGTTTACCCAGGCCAACCGCAAGGACTTCGGCTATGGCGATCTGCGCGACATCCTTGCCGGAGTGGACACCGTCACAAAGAAATATTCGATTGATCCCCACCGCGTTGGCATTACCGGATGGAGCTATGGCGGATTCATGACCATGTTCGCTGTCACGCAGACAGACCGCTTCCAGGCGGCCGTTGCCGGGGCAGGCATCTCGAACTGGCAGAGCTATTATGGCGAGAACTCCATTGATCAGTGGATGATTCCCTTTTTTGGAGCCTCTGTCTATGACGACCCGGCCGTCTATGCCAAAAGCTCAGCCATTAACTTCATCAAGAAGGTAAAGACGCCGACGCTGGTCGTGGTCGGGGACCGCGATGGCGAATGCCCAGCGCCGCAGTCCTTCGAGTTCTGGCACGCCCTGCGCGATGAGCACGTACCGACGGAGCTGGTGGTTTATCCCAATGAAGGCCACGGCTTCGTCTCACGCGAACACAGAATTGACGTCCTTGAACGCGCGTTGGCATGGTTTGAGAAATACATGCCGGCGCAGTAA
- the tuf gene encoding elongation factor Tu, with amino-acid sequence MAKEKFDRSKPHVNVGTIGHIDHGKTTLTAAITKVLSKHNPNIKFRSFDTIDNAPEERERGITIATAHVEYETPNRHYAHVDCPGHADYIKNMITGAAQMDGAILVVAATDGPMPQTKEHVLLARQVGVPYIVVFLNKCDAVEDPELIDLVEMEVRELLNKYNFPGDDVPVIRGSALGALNGEEKWEKSIDELMEAVDKNVPLPQRAVDQPFLMPIEDIFSISGRGTVVTGRIERGKVKVGEEVEIVGFRETRKTVVTGVEMFKKQLDEGLAGDNAGLLLRGTAKDEVERGMVLAKPGSITPHTKFKAEVYVLSKEEGGRHTPFFNGYRPQFYFRTTDVTGVAHLPAGTEMVMPGDNIALEIELITPVAMEKGLRFAIREGGRTVGAGTITEILQ; translated from the coding sequence ATGGCGAAGGAGAAATTTGACCGGTCGAAGCCGCACGTAAATGTAGGGACGATCGGGCACATTGATCATGGGAAGACGACGTTGACGGCGGCGATCACGAAGGTGTTGTCGAAGCACAACCCGAACATCAAGTTCCGCTCGTTTGACACGATTGACAATGCTCCTGAGGAGCGGGAGCGAGGGATCACGATTGCGACGGCGCACGTGGAATATGAGACGCCGAACCGGCACTATGCGCACGTGGACTGCCCTGGTCACGCGGACTACATCAAGAATATGATCACGGGTGCGGCGCAGATGGACGGTGCGATTCTGGTGGTGGCGGCGACCGACGGTCCGATGCCGCAGACCAAGGAGCACGTGCTGTTGGCGCGGCAGGTGGGTGTTCCGTACATTGTGGTGTTTCTGAACAAGTGCGATGCGGTAGAAGACCCGGAGCTGATTGATCTGGTGGAGATGGAAGTCCGGGAGCTGCTGAACAAGTACAACTTTCCTGGGGACGATGTACCGGTGATCCGTGGCTCGGCATTGGGTGCATTGAATGGGGAAGAGAAGTGGGAGAAGTCGATCGATGAGCTGATGGAGGCGGTGGACAAGAATGTGCCGCTGCCGCAGCGAGCGGTGGACCAGCCGTTTCTGATGCCGATAGAAGACATTTTTTCGATTTCTGGGCGTGGGACGGTAGTGACTGGAAGGATCGAGCGCGGGAAGGTGAAGGTAGGCGAGGAAGTGGAGATTGTGGGCTTCCGGGAGACGCGCAAGACGGTGGTGACGGGCGTAGAGATGTTCAAGAAGCAGCTGGATGAGGGGCTGGCTGGGGACAACGCTGGGTTGCTGCTGCGTGGCACGGCGAAGGACGAGGTGGAGCGAGGGATGGTGCTGGCCAAGCCGGGATCGATCACACCGCACACGAAGTTCAAGGCCGAGGTGTATGTGCTGTCGAAGGAAGAGGGAGGGCGGCACACGCCGTTCTTCAACGGGTATCGGCCGCAGTTTTACTTCCGGACGACGGACGTGACGGGGGTGGCGCATCTGCCAGCAGGGACCGAGATGGTGATGCCTGGGGACAATATCGCGCTGGAGATTGAGCTGATTACGCCGGTGGCGATGGAGAAGGGCCTGCGGTTTGCGATCCGTGAAGGTGGACGCACGGTCGGTGCCGGCACCATCACCGAGATCCTCCAGTAA
- the rpsL gene encoding 30S ribosomal protein S12, with product MPTFSQLVRKGRTAPKYKTASPALQACPQRRGVCTRVYTQTPKKPNSALRKVARVRLTNGIEVTSYIPGEGHNLQEHSIVLIRGGRVKDLPGVRYHIIRGTLDSVGVAKRTQSRSKYGAKRAKGGAAAGGKK from the coding sequence TTGCCTACATTCAGTCAGCTCGTGAGGAAAGGGCGCACTGCCCCGAAATATAAGACGGCCTCGCCGGCCCTGCAGGCCTGCCCGCAGCGGCGCGGCGTCTGCACCCGCGTTTATACGCAGACGCCCAAGAAGCCGAACTCGGCACTGCGCAAGGTGGCGCGTGTCCGCCTGACGAACGGCATCGAAGTGACCTCGTATATCCCCGGTGAGGGCCACAACCTGCAGGAGCACTCGATTGTGCTCATCCGTGGTGGCCGTGTGAAGGACCTGCCGGGTGTGCGTTATCACATCATCCGCGGCACGCTTGACTCTGTCGGCGTGGCCAAGCGTACGCAGTCGCGCTCCAAGTATGGGGCCAAGCGCGCCAAGGGCGGCGCTGCTGCAGGCGGCAAGAAGTAG
- the rpsG gene encoding 30S ribosomal protein S7, translating to MPRKGHIAKREVAADPVYSSTLVTKFINSMMWDGKKSTAQTIFYTAMKNLEQKGGDEALKLFKKAVENCKPVLEVKTRRVGGANYQVPVEVNPDRRTSLAIRWLITYGRQRGEKGMIDKLTNELLDAANGRGGAIKKKEDVHRMAEANKAFAHYRW from the coding sequence ATGCCGAGAAAAGGTCACATTGCGAAGCGTGAGGTAGCGGCCGACCCGGTCTACAGCTCAACGCTGGTTACAAAATTCATCAACTCGATGATGTGGGACGGCAAGAAGTCCACGGCGCAGACGATTTTCTATACCGCCATGAAGAACCTGGAGCAAAAGGGTGGCGATGAGGCCCTCAAGCTCTTCAAGAAGGCGGTAGAAAACTGCAAGCCTGTTCTGGAAGTGAAGACCCGCCGCGTGGGCGGCGCAAACTATCAGGTCCCGGTAGAGGTCAATCCGGACCGGCGTACTTCGCTGGCCATCCGCTGGCTGATTACCTATGGGCGTCAGCGCGGTGAAAAGGGCATGATCGACAAGCTGACCAATGAGTTGCTTGATGCTGCCAACGGACGTGGCGGCGCAATCAAGAAGAAGGAAGATGTGCACCGTATGGCCGAGGCCAACAAGGCCTTTGCTCACTACCGCTGGTGA
- a CDS encoding S53 family peptidase: MLQKAHLPTWVLLAGSAVLSAPVIHSQAVIERPQVVRVSSDHGPVQPTQPLTFTVHLKMRNQGAFDQVLRGLYTPGSPTYHQWLSNSDIAKYGPSAADVETVTKELKAQGLSILSISPDNLSIRVHGPASSVESAFHTQIHELERQGQVFHANMTSAQLQGPAGALIEGITGLTGFPMRPFVKFQTDPRTGNARTLPARRMAALQASTGGFAAIATNNCFQNPAPITLTTKGASLPVGQYYGNLYAQNGLICSWTPSQLQQHYGLTAAYKAGLTGKGQTIVIVDGPTDGNLLTSDLKMFSQLSGLPAITSSNFKVVYPDGKPTQLALLYENWQGEASLDVEWVHSIAPEANIIIEIMPTQDWEELEYGIDYARTHKLGNIISNSYGYPEALFGAHTVAGFEQVLKAAAAAGIAVNFSSGDGGDEGTGSPSGGGQSYPATSEYVTAIGGTSIGIPNGSTTGAEVGWGNNAAILSAALDSVFDPPLIYGFLGGAGGGESTFISKPWWQKSFSGTGRQEPDISALADPYTGVVFVENGQAQAGIGGTSLACPIFSAIWAIAEQKAGKSLGQAAPLLYHLPSSAIQDIVPVASPTNVAGIIFNSQGATYYSSDSLLAPLYATTQYYSAAWNLEGTGEIVDLSFGTDTSLMVTQGWDNVTGLGIPKGLSFINAAAAAK; encoded by the coding sequence ATGTTGCAGAAAGCACACCTCCCCACGTGGGTGCTGCTGGCTGGCAGCGCCGTTCTGTCTGCTCCAGTGATCCACTCACAAGCCGTCATCGAACGTCCACAGGTGGTCCGCGTTTCTTCCGACCATGGCCCTGTCCAACCGACACAACCTCTGACTTTTACCGTGCATTTGAAGATGCGCAACCAGGGCGCATTTGATCAAGTGCTACGGGGACTCTACACGCCTGGCTCTCCCACTTATCATCAATGGCTGAGCAACAGCGACATTGCAAAGTACGGCCCCTCTGCGGCAGATGTGGAAACTGTGACCAAAGAATTAAAGGCCCAGGGGTTGTCCATTCTCTCCATCAGTCCGGACAATCTTTCCATTCGCGTGCATGGCCCTGCATCGAGCGTGGAGAGTGCATTTCACACACAGATCCACGAGCTGGAGCGGCAGGGACAGGTCTTTCATGCCAATATGACTTCGGCGCAGCTGCAAGGTCCGGCTGGCGCCCTGATTGAGGGCATTACCGGGCTGACAGGCTTTCCCATGCGGCCTTTTGTGAAATTTCAGACCGACCCCAGAACGGGAAATGCAAGGACGCTCCCAGCCAGACGAATGGCAGCCTTACAAGCCAGCACGGGAGGCTTTGCTGCAATTGCCACCAACAACTGCTTCCAAAATCCTGCTCCCATTACGCTCACGACGAAGGGGGCGTCCCTGCCCGTGGGCCAGTATTATGGCAACCTGTACGCCCAGAATGGGTTGATTTGCAGCTGGACGCCATCGCAGCTGCAACAGCACTACGGACTCACTGCCGCCTACAAAGCCGGCCTCACCGGCAAAGGTCAAACCATCGTTATCGTGGACGGCCCGACAGACGGAAATCTGCTGACCAGCGACCTGAAGATGTTCTCGCAGCTCAGCGGCCTGCCGGCGATCACCTCATCGAACTTTAAGGTGGTGTATCCGGACGGCAAGCCGACGCAACTGGCCCTGTTGTACGAGAACTGGCAGGGTGAGGCTTCGCTGGACGTGGAATGGGTGCACTCCATCGCTCCTGAGGCAAACATCATCATTGAAATCATGCCTACGCAGGACTGGGAGGAACTCGAATATGGAATTGACTATGCACGGACGCACAAGCTGGGCAACATCATTTCCAACAGCTATGGGTATCCTGAAGCGCTTTTCGGTGCACATACCGTTGCAGGGTTTGAGCAGGTCCTGAAAGCGGCGGCAGCTGCCGGAATTGCCGTGAATTTTTCAAGCGGCGATGGGGGCGATGAAGGCACCGGATCGCCGAGCGGGGGTGGACAGTCGTATCCGGCCACCTCAGAATACGTGACAGCCATCGGAGGCACCAGCATCGGCATTCCCAACGGAAGCACGACTGGCGCGGAAGTCGGGTGGGGAAACAATGCCGCGATCCTCTCCGCGGCACTGGACAGCGTTTTTGATCCGCCTCTGATTTACGGCTTTTTAGGAGGAGCAGGCGGAGGCGAAAGCACTTTCATCAGCAAACCCTGGTGGCAGAAGTCTTTCTCCGGAACAGGGCGGCAGGAACCGGACATCTCTGCGCTGGCCGATCCTTATACCGGTGTGGTGTTTGTAGAAAATGGACAGGCGCAGGCCGGAATTGGCGGTACCAGTCTTGCCTGTCCTATCTTTTCCGCCATCTGGGCCATAGCAGAGCAGAAGGCGGGCAAGTCGCTGGGACAAGCGGCGCCTCTTCTCTACCATCTGCCCTCGTCGGCGATCCAGGACATCGTTCCCGTCGCAAGCCCCACAAACGTTGCGGGAATCATCTTTAATTCGCAGGGAGCCACCTACTACTCTTCCGACTCCCTTCTGGCGCCGCTCTATGCAACCACGCAGTATTACAGTGCCGCGTGGAACCTGGAGGGGACCGGAGAAATCGTGGATCTGAGCTTTGGCACAGACACCTCCCTGATGGTCACCCAGGGATGGGACAACGTGACTGGGCTGGGCATACCCAAAGGACTGTCATTTATTAACGCGGCTGCCGCAGCCAAGTAA
- a CDS encoding sensor histidine kinase — MKKKPTNRVLAPAIGFTAIAIIAFNTWIAFYSMNVVVRSQSWIQHTRQVISQVEKLSADANEVQTSVRGYLLSGDQRYVQTYHSALEDLPDGMATVEEFTADNPVQQQNVAAMRGIVDEMNAAYGAMISARQSHPLSEKEVQSFLASDSRVMGKFRRLSEAMLAEEEHLLANRLSSGQRSILSARLSFAFTSLLDLLLALVLYRYIARERDLRIQTEAAAEEAALARRESEQRAEEIQRLNETLEERVRIRTAELETINRELEAFSYSVSHDLRAPLRTIDGFSLALEEDYAGIVDDVGRDYIRRVRTGVQRMGQLIDALLQLSRVTRAELVREPFDISAMANSIAETLQQAHPNREIHFFIEEGKTAEGDPRLVRVALENLFDNAVKFTSKIPVAEIRFGWDEQEQAWFVRDNGAGFDMQYADRLFGAFNRLHGDKDFKGSGIGLATVARVIRRHHGHMRAHGEVGRGATFWFSLS, encoded by the coding sequence ATGAAGAAAAAACCGACCAACCGAGTTTTAGCGCCCGCGATTGGATTTACCGCCATTGCAATCATCGCCTTTAACACGTGGATCGCCTTTTATTCGATGAACGTCGTCGTGCGGAGCCAGTCATGGATCCAGCACACGCGGCAGGTCATCAGCCAGGTGGAGAAACTTTCGGCCGATGCGAATGAAGTGCAGACATCCGTGCGCGGATACCTGCTTTCTGGAGACCAGCGCTATGTACAAACCTATCATTCCGCACTGGAAGACCTGCCTGACGGGATGGCCACGGTCGAGGAATTTACCGCCGACAACCCAGTCCAGCAGCAAAATGTGGCCGCGATGCGCGGCATTGTCGATGAGATGAATGCGGCCTATGGGGCGATGATCTCTGCCCGCCAATCGCACCCTCTCAGCGAGAAAGAAGTACAGAGTTTTCTGGCTTCAGACTCCAGGGTCATGGGGAAGTTTCGACGGCTTTCTGAAGCCATGCTGGCCGAGGAAGAGCATTTGCTGGCCAACCGTCTTTCCTCGGGGCAACGGTCGATCCTGAGCGCGCGGCTGAGCTTTGCTTTCACCTCCCTGCTGGACCTTCTGCTGGCCCTCGTACTGTACCGTTATATTGCGCGGGAGCGGGACCTGCGCATCCAGACGGAAGCAGCGGCAGAGGAAGCAGCGCTGGCGCGCCGCGAGAGCGAGCAGCGGGCGGAGGAAATCCAGCGCCTGAACGAGACGCTGGAGGAGCGGGTAAGAATCCGTACGGCCGAACTAGAGACCATCAACCGCGAGCTGGAAGCGTTCAGCTACTCAGTCTCCCATGACCTGCGCGCTCCTCTGCGCACCATCGATGGGTTTAGCCTGGCGCTCGAAGAAGACTATGCCGGAATCGTGGACGACGTGGGGCGGGACTATATCCGGCGCGTACGCACGGGCGTCCAGCGGATGGGCCAGTTGATTGATGCCCTGCTCCAGCTTTCCCGGGTGACCCGCGCAGAGCTGGTACGCGAGCCCTTTGATATCAGCGCCATGGCAAATTCCATTGCTGAGACCCTCCAGCAGGCGCATCCAAACCGGGAGATACATTTCTTCATCGAAGAAGGCAAGACCGCCGAGGGAGATCCGCGACTGGTACGTGTGGCCCTGGAGAACCTTTTTGACAATGCCGTTAAATTTACATCGAAGATCCCGGTGGCAGAGATCCGGTTCGGATGGGACGAGCAGGAACAAGCCTGGTTTGTCCGCGACAATGGCGCCGGTTTTGACATGCAATATGCAGACCGTCTCTTTGGCGCCTTTAACCGCCTTCATGGCGACAAGGACTTTAAAGGCTCCGGTATTGGACTGGCTACGGTCGCCCGCGTCATCC
- the fusA gene encoding elongation factor G produces the protein MARQVPLTRCRNIGIMAHIDAGKTTTTERILFYTGITHRIGEVHEGTATMDYMEQEQERGITITSAATTCFWNNYRINIIDTPGHVDFTAEVERSLRVLDGAVALFDSVSGVQPQTETVWRQGDKYKVPRLCFVNKMDKAGADFEHVIETIRKRLGARPVAIQIPIGAESNFKGVVDLIEMRAILWHDETMGAKYSVEPVPADLQKKAEAFRMQLIETVAENDDDMLHKFLEGETPTPEELKKALRKATIDMKVFPVLCGSAFKNKGVQTLLDAVVDYLPSPLDIPPVQGVDPHDTSVVLTRETSDDAPFAALAFKLINDPFGKLSFIRVYSGSLKTGDTVLNPRTGKTERVGRLVKMHANKREDITEILAGDICACVGLKEIKTGDTLCVPSAPIALGAIDFPEPVISVAIEPKTKGDQEKMALALAKLADEDPTFKVRTDQESGQTIISGMGELHLEILVDRLKREHKVEANVGEPKVAFRETIRKSAEAEGKYIRQTGGSGNYGHVKIRIEPNEPGKGYEFIDEIKGGVVPREYIKPVDQGIREAAQGGVLAGYEMVDFKVTLFDGSYHEVDSNEMAFKIAGSMAFKEAAKKANPVLLEPVMAVEVTVPEEHMGTIIGDINSRRGRIEGMEHVGGSQVIKAMVPLKEMFGYVNDIRSSTQGRASYTMQFARYEEAPRMISEEIIGRNQGK, from the coding sequence GTGGCTCGCCAAGTACCGTTAACTCGTTGCCGGAACATCGGAATCATGGCGCATATTGACGCCGGAAAGACAACGACGACCGAGCGCATTCTGTTTTACACGGGCATTACGCACCGCATCGGCGAAGTGCATGAAGGCACGGCGACGATGGACTATATGGAGCAGGAGCAGGAGCGCGGAATCACCATTACTTCTGCCGCCACCACCTGCTTCTGGAACAACTACCGTATCAATATTATTGATACGCCCGGACACGTGGACTTTACTGCCGAGGTGGAGCGGTCCCTGCGTGTGCTGGATGGTGCAGTCGCCCTGTTTGACTCGGTTTCCGGTGTCCAGCCCCAGACGGAAACGGTATGGCGCCAGGGTGATAAATACAAGGTCCCGCGGCTGTGTTTTGTCAATAAAATGGACAAGGCCGGCGCCGACTTTGAGCATGTGATTGAGACCATCCGCAAGCGTCTCGGGGCCCGTCCGGTGGCGATTCAGATCCCGATTGGCGCAGAGTCGAACTTTAAAGGTGTAGTGGACCTCATCGAGATGCGCGCCATTCTCTGGCACGATGAGACGATGGGCGCGAAATACTCAGTGGAACCGGTCCCTGCCGATCTTCAAAAGAAGGCCGAGGCCTTCCGCATGCAGTTGATTGAGACTGTCGCCGAGAATGATGACGACATGCTGCATAAGTTCCTTGAGGGAGAGACCCCGACCCCTGAGGAGCTGAAGAAGGCGCTGCGCAAGGCCACGATTGACATGAAGGTCTTCCCGGTCCTTTGCGGTTCGGCCTTTAAGAACAAAGGCGTGCAGACCCTGCTCGATGCTGTGGTGGATTATCTGCCCAGTCCGCTCGATATTCCGCCGGTCCAGGGCGTAGACCCGCATGATACATCGGTGGTGTTGACCCGCGAGACCAGCGACGATGCTCCGTTTGCCGCGTTGGCCTTCAAGCTGATAAACGATCCATTCGGCAAGCTGAGCTTTATTCGTGTCTACTCGGGTTCGTTGAAGACCGGAGACACGGTCCTCAACCCGCGCACGGGCAAGACCGAGCGCGTGGGGCGTTTGGTGAAGATGCATGCCAACAAGCGCGAGGACATTACGGAGATCCTGGCTGGCGATATCTGCGCCTGTGTTGGTCTGAAGGAGATCAAGACGGGTGACACGCTCTGCGTGCCTTCTGCTCCAATTGCGCTTGGTGCCATTGATTTTCCTGAGCCGGTGATTTCCGTTGCCATCGAGCCGAAGACCAAGGGCGACCAGGAGAAGATGGCTCTGGCGCTGGCCAAGCTGGCTGACGAAGACCCGACCTTCAAGGTCCGCACCGATCAGGAGTCGGGCCAGACCATCATCAGCGGTATGGGCGAGTTGCACCTGGAGATTCTGGTGGACCGCCTGAAGCGCGAGCATAAGGTGGAAGCCAATGTGGGCGAGCCGAAGGTCGCCTTCCGTGAGACCATCCGCAAGTCGGCTGAGGCTGAAGGGAAATACATTCGTCAGACCGGTGGCTCGGGCAACTACGGACACGTCAAGATCCGTATTGAGCCGAACGAGCCGGGCAAGGGCTACGAATTCATCGATGAAATTAAAGGCGGTGTTGTTCCCCGCGAGTATATCAAGCCGGTCGACCAGGGCATTCGCGAGGCCGCGCAGGGTGGTGTGCTGGCCGGTTATGAAATGGTGGACTTTAAGGTGACGCTGTTTGACGGCAGCTACCACGAAGTGGACTCCAACGAAATGGCCTTCAAAATTGCCGGATCAATGGCCTTTAAAGAGGCGGCCAAGAAGGCAAACCCGGTGCTGCTTGAGCCGGTCATGGCCGTCGAGGTCACGGTCCCGGAAGAGCATATGGGGACCATCATCGGCGACATCAACTCGCGGCGTGGCCGGATTGAGGGGATGGAACACGTAGGCGGATCGCAGGTCATCAAGGCCATGGTGCCGCTCAAGGAGATGTTCGGATACGTGAACGACATTCGCTCTTCGACGCAGGGCCGCGCTTCATACACCATGCAGTTTGCCCGCTATGAAGAGGCGCCACGCATGATTTCCGAGGAGATCATCGGGCGGAACCAGGGCAAGTAG
- the rplC gene encoding 50S ribosomal protein L3 — protein MAVTGIIGKKIGMTQVFDEKGEVHPITVLQAGPCVITQLKTAARDGYDAAQIGLVEFVKASRVTKPMQGHFAKNNVPPVKIVKEVPVELAAAKKAEDGQEGANGPKAGDKVLVDIFADEKYVDVVGTSKGRGFAGVVRRHHFGGGPKSHGHMFQVQGSIGASSFPSRVFPGQRMPGHMGVDRVTVRNLRIRGIDLDENLIMVEGAVPGPRDGYVVITKAKAPPRERRGFAGSGTVDPLKASKKASAKKK, from the coding sequence ATGGCAGTTACAGGAATCATTGGCAAAAAGATCGGAATGACACAGGTCTTCGACGAGAAGGGCGAGGTCCATCCGATCACGGTTTTGCAGGCCGGTCCCTGCGTCATTACGCAGTTGAAGACGGCCGCCAGGGACGGATACGACGCGGCACAGATTGGCCTGGTGGAGTTTGTGAAGGCTTCCCGGGTAACCAAGCCGATGCAGGGGCACTTTGCGAAGAACAATGTTCCTCCGGTCAAGATCGTGAAAGAGGTCCCGGTGGAGTTGGCGGCCGCAAAGAAAGCCGAAGACGGCCAGGAGGGCGCCAACGGACCCAAGGCTGGCGACAAGGTCCTGGTGGACATCTTCGCAGACGAAAAGTATGTCGACGTGGTGGGGACCAGCAAAGGGCGAGGGTTTGCCGGTGTCGTTCGGCGGCATCACTTTGGGGGAGGCCCCAAGTCGCACGGGCACATGTTCCAGGTGCAGGGTTCCATCGGTGCGTCTTCATTTCCATCTCGGGTTTTCCCCGGCCAGCGTATGCCTGGGCATATGGGAGTGGACCGCGTGACGGTGCGCAATCTGCGCATTCGCGGGATTGACCTTGACGAAAACCTGATTATGGTTGAGGGCGCCGTGCCCGGGCCCCGCGATGGATACGTGGTGATTACCAAGGCCAAGGCCCCGCCGCGCGAGCGCCGTGGATTTGCCGGCTCGGGTACCGTGGATCCGCTGAAGGCGTCCAAGAAGGCTTCGGCAAAGAAGAAATAG